The bacterium genomic interval TGCCGCCTCCAGCGCGCGCGCCGCGGCCGGCGAACGGGCGGCCAGCACCTGGAGCCGCGCGCGGAGCAACTCGGCCGCATCCTGCCATACCCAGCGCCGCAGCGCCGGCGCGCCCATGGTCGCCGTATCCGGGAACCCCGGCGTCGGCTCGAACTCCACCCACCCCACCCCGGGGAAGAACACCTCCACCCAGGCATGGGCGTCGCTGTTGCGGACTTCGTACAACCCGGTCAGCGGGTTGAGCGTCCCCGGAGCGTATCCGGTGACCAACCGGGCCGGGATCTCCGCGGCCCGCAGCAGCACGACCATCGCGCTCGCAAACTGCTCGCAGTAGCCCCGCCGCTCCTCAAACAGGAAGTGGTCCACCGCGTCGCCGGGCCGTCGCTGCGGGGGTATGGTCAGGTCGTACCGGTACTCGGCCCACAGGTGACGGTTGATTGCGATGACACGGTCGTAGGTCGTGGGCTGATCTGCTACCAGCCGGCGGGCCAGGTCGTGCACCCGCTCCGGGATCGGCGGCAGTACCATGTAGCGCTCCCGCAGGTCGGCGGGTACCTCGCCCTGAGCGCCGCGCAGACGCCCAGGGTCGGGGATCAGTGCCCGCGATACCACCGAGTAAACCGTGCCGGCCCTGAGCGTGGACGACAACCTGATCGCGCCGTACCGGTCGAGGTAGACCCGGGCGGTGGACAGGTAGAGACTCTCCGCCACCGGCGCGGCAAAGACCACGTTGGGCTGCTCCGCCTCAATGAAGAACGACTGCGTGACCCGAATCGGCCGCGCGCCGTAGCGGAGGACCTCGTCCTGCCGGTGGCCCAGGTTGATCGGCGGGAAGCTGCCCTCTGCCTCGTGTACACGGTTGTCGCCGATCTTCCACCCGGCTCCGGTGTAGGTGTCGAACACCAGCGCCCGCCAGTTGAACTGGTGGGTGGACCGCACACGCATGACCACGGTGTCGTCGAGCCGACCGCGCAGGCGCAGATCAACGGTGGTGCCGAAGCCGAAGTACCCGCGTGGGTTCCAGAGCCGCTGCGCGCCGCTGTCATCGCCCCCATCCGGGTAGGCCGGGTTGAAGATCCGGCCGGCAAAGAAATCCAGCAGCAGGCGCTGGGGCGAGAACGGCAGCGTGACCAGGCGCATCCCCTCGTAGCGCGGGGTGAGCGCGAAAACCACGCCGGCCACCAACAGCACCACTATCAGCAGGTGGTTGGCCGCCGGCATCATCCCCCAGAGCCGTGGACCGGTTCCCGATCCAGAAACCATTCGCGCCGGCCTGCCGGGCGCTCCGCCGGGGGGCGAGGCGGCCTCCACCGCGGCCTGCCAGGCGTTGTGCACCAACACCTGGACCGCGGCCAGGGCATACGGCACAAGGTAGAACAGGTAGGTCAGGTCCCGGCCGAACGCCGCGGCCACCGCCATGAGGATCACCGACGAAAGCAGGCTGAACAGCAGGTCGCGCCTCGCCGGCACATCGAACGAGTGCAGCGTCTGCAGCCAGAGCAGCAGCACCGTGAGCGGTACGCTTGTGTGGAAGGGATCGGCGTAGACGTCGCGCAGGAACTGCCAGCCCACCTGCAGGCACAGCGCGGCCAGAATCAGCTTGACCCACCAGTTGCGCTTCCCGCGGCGCCAGTGGGAGAACGCGAACCCGGCGGCGACCAGGACCGGGACTATCAGGCGGTGCTCCAGGAAGTCGTCGTGGGCGGTCACCGC includes:
- a CDS encoding transglutaminaseTgpA domain-containing protein, with protein sequence MVGWRRLVDTGAPEHSVPLRLWTMASVVVSIMAVTAHDDFLEHRLIVPVLVAAGFAFSHWRRGKRNWWVKLILAALCLQVGWQFLRDVYADPFHTSVPLTVLLLWLQTLHSFDVPARRDLLFSLLSSVILMAVAAAFGRDLTYLFYLVPYALAAVQVLVHNAWQAAVEAASPPGGAPGRPARMVSGSGTGPRLWGMMPAANHLLIVVLLVAGVVFALTPRYEGMRLVTLPFSPQRLLLDFFAGRIFNPAYPDGGDDSGAQRLWNPRGYFGFGTTVDLRLRGRLDDTVVMRVRSTHQFNWRALVFDTYTGAGWKIGDNRVHEAEGSFPPINLGHRQDEVLRYGARPIRVTQSFFIEAEQPNVVFAAPVAESLYLSTARVYLDRYGAIRLSSTLRAGTVYSVVSRALIPDPGRLRGAQGEVPADLRERYMVLPPIPERVHDLARRLVADQPTTYDRVIAINRHLWAEYRYDLTIPPQRRPGDAVDHFLFEERRGYCEQFASAMVVLLRAAEIPARLVTGYAPGTLNPLTGLYEVRNSDAHAWVEVFFPGVGWVEFEPTPGFPDTATMGAPALRRWVWQDAAELLRARLQVLAARSPAAARALEAA